The Acetivibrio saccincola genome window below encodes:
- a CDS encoding HPr family phosphocarrier protein, which produces MIKETIKVNKENGLEPKQAALFIQKASNYKSNVWIEKGERKANGKSLLGILSLEVAKDSDVTIIAEGEDEEEVLKVLKDFLTSDLEESV; this is translated from the coding sequence ATGATTAAAGAGACAATTAAAGTTAACAAAGAAAACGGGTTAGAACCTAAACAGGCTGCATTATTTATTCAAAAAGCATCCAATTACAAATCAAATGTATGGATAGAAAAAGGTGAAAGAAAGGCTAACGGAAAGAGTTTATTGGGGATTTTGTCACTAGAAGTTGCAAAGGACAGTGATGTTACCATTATAGCAGAAGGAGAAGACGAAGAAGAGGTATTAAAGGTTTTAAAAGATTTTCTTACTTCAGATTTAGAAGAAAGTGTGTAA
- a CDS encoding anti-sigma factor produces the protein MISCNSCNVLITKYLDGNISEKEQNQLMEHVSICDLCKEEYTKYSLILDVLNEKREIEPPETFESEVMAKIQRINLYAKKSRDKKFLKLYFASSILFTLALIIAGAAFREQLLAIFLYINFPTKYAYGIYHFLEVSAVFFTMVKNVLIYLCVYISEVYIILIGLAVLAFLSKAYKPKNKKDKTVELFQK, from the coding sequence GTGATTAGTTGTAATTCATGTAATGTTTTAATTACAAAATACTTAGACGGTAATATAAGTGAAAAAGAGCAAAACCAATTGATGGAGCATGTAAGCATATGTGACCTTTGCAAAGAAGAATACACAAAATACAGCCTTATACTGGATGTATTAAATGAAAAAAGGGAAATAGAGCCCCCTGAGACATTTGAATCAGAAGTAATGGCAAAAATACAGCGCATCAATTTATATGCGAAAAAGTCAAGGGACAAAAAGTTTCTTAAACTATATTTTGCATCCAGCATACTGTTTACATTGGCGCTTATCATAGCCGGTGCGGCTTTTAGAGAACAGCTGTTGGCTATTTTCCTTTATATAAATTTTCCTACAAAATATGCTTATGGTATATACCATTTTCTAGAAGTATCTGCAGTGTTTTTTACCATGGTTAAAAATGTTTTAATTTATTTATGCGTATATATTTCTGAGGTATATATTATTTTAATCGGACTGGCAGTATTAGCCTTTCTGTCAAAAGCCTATAAACCCAAAAATAAAAAGGACAAAACAGTAGAACTTTTTCAAAAATAG
- a CDS encoding sigma-70 family RNA polymerase sigma factor: protein MDISDALLVKRCLEGDTQAFSGLVKRYKKLIYNIIYNIIYNKDEVNDIAQEVFIRIYKSLDKYNPQYKFSTWCAKIATNYCYDVLKKKRVECVPIEDAYGLHSEADTPEDSYIKREQRDRINNEIMNLPEKYRILLILYHKNGLSYEEMSQVLDEPMSIIKNRIYRARKMLKDKLASGRKEGIT from the coding sequence TTGGATATATCAGATGCTCTTTTAGTCAAAAGATGCTTAGAAGGGGATACACAGGCATTTTCCGGTCTGGTTAAAAGATATAAGAAATTGATATATAACATAATATACAATATAATATATAATAAGGACGAGGTTAATGATATTGCACAAGAGGTGTTTATCAGGATATATAAATCCCTTGATAAATACAATCCTCAATATAAGTTTTCAACATGGTGCGCTAAAATAGCAACTAATTATTGCTACGATGTATTAAAAAAGAAGAGGGTTGAGTGTGTACCTATAGAGGATGCATATGGACTGCACAGTGAAGCAGACACCCCGGAAGACAGCTATATAAAAAGAGAGCAGCGTGACAGGATTAATAATGAGATTATGAATTTACCTGAAAAATATAGAATTCTTTTGATACTTTACCACAAAAATGGTCTTTCATATGAGGAAATGTCCCAAGTACTAGATGAGCCTATGTCAATAATCAAAAACAGGATTTACAGAGCCAGGAAAATGTTAAAGGATAAACTGGCTTCCGGGAGAAAGGAAGGGATTACGTGA
- the tuf gene encoding elongation factor Tu, whose protein sequence is MAKEKFERSKPHVNIGTIGHVDHGKTTLTAAITKVLSLAGGAKYESYENIDKAPEERERGITISTSHVEYETENRHYAHVDCPGHADYVKNMITGAAQMDGAILVVSAADGPMPQTREHIILAEQVGVPYIVVFLNKCDQVDDEELIELVEMEVRELLSEYDFPGDEIPIVRGSALKAIESTATTQDAEEYKPILELMEQVDKYIPTPERAIDKPFIMPVEDVFTITGRGTVATGRVERGQLKVGEEIEIVGLMDEPRKTVVTGIEMFRKLLDTAVAGDNIGALLRGIQRDEVERGQVLAKPGSIKPYKEFEAQVYVLTKEEGGRHTPFFNNYRPQFYFRTTDVTGTVELQQGTEMVMPGDHTTLKVKLITPIAMEEGLKFAIREGGRTVGAGNVSKIIS, encoded by the coding sequence ATGGCAAAAGAAAAATTTGAAAGAAGTAAACCCCACGTTAATATCGGTACAATAGGTCACGTTGACCATGGTAAAACAACTTTGACAGCAGCTATAACAAAAGTTCTGTCACTAGCAGGCGGAGCAAAATACGAATCTTACGAAAACATTGACAAAGCTCCGGAAGAAAGGGAAAGAGGAATTACAATTTCCACTTCTCACGTTGAGTATGAAACAGAAAATAGACACTATGCACACGTTGACTGCCCAGGTCACGCTGACTATGTTAAAAACATGATTACCGGTGCTGCTCAGATGGACGGTGCTATATTAGTTGTATCAGCTGCAGACGGTCCAATGCCTCAGACAAGAGAGCACATAATACTGGCAGAGCAGGTTGGGGTTCCTTACATCGTTGTTTTCTTGAACAAATGTGACCAAGTTGACGACGAAGAGCTTATTGAATTAGTTGAAATGGAAGTAAGAGAACTTCTAAGTGAATATGATTTCCCAGGAGACGAAATTCCTATAGTTAGAGGTTCTGCTCTTAAAGCTATTGAATCAACTGCAACTACACAGGATGCAGAAGAGTACAAACCTATATTAGAACTAATGGAGCAGGTTGACAAATACATACCTACTCCGGAAAGAGCAATTGATAAGCCATTCATCATGCCTGTTGAGGACGTATTTACAATCACAGGTCGTGGAACAGTTGCAACTGGTAGGGTTGAAAGAGGACAGCTTAAAGTTGGTGAAGAAATAGAAATAGTTGGATTAATGGATGAGCCTAGAAAGACAGTTGTAACAGGTATAGAAATGTTTAGAAAGCTTCTTGATACAGCTGTTGCAGGTGACAATATAGGAGCACTTTTAAGAGGTATTCAAAGAGACGAAGTAGAAAGAGGTCAGGTTTTAGCTAAACCAGGTTCAATTAAGCCTTATAAAGAATTTGAAGCTCAGGTTTACGTATTGACAAAAGAAGAAGGTGGAAGACATACTCCATTCTTCAACAACTACAGACCACAGTTCTATTTCAGAACTACTGACGTTACAGGTACAGTTGAGCTTCAACAAGGTACTGAAATGGTAATGCCTGGTGACCACACTACACTAAAAGTTAAACTTATCACTCCGATAGCTATGGAAGAAGGATTAAAGTTTGCTATCCGTGAAGGTGGAAGAACTGTAGGAGCAGGAAACGTTTCAAAAATAATTTCCTAA
- the fusA gene encoding elongation factor G has translation MPRQFSLERTRNIGIMAHIDAGKTTTTERILFYTGRVHKLGETHDGSATMDWMEQEQERGITITSAATTAQWKDTRINIIDTPGHVDFTVEVERSLRVLDGSVTVFCAKGGVEPQSETVWRQADRYNVPRLAYINKMDIVGADFYNCLDMMKERLQANAVPIQLPIGKEDTFEGIIDLVKMKAYYFVDELGRNVEEKEIPDDMKELAEEYRTKLIETISEQDEELMMKYLEGEELTEEEIKAGIRSATIKVDMIPVTCGSSYKNKGVPQLLDAIVDYMPSPVDIPSIKGVSLDGETEIERHADDDEPFSALAFKIMTDPYVGKLCFFRVYSGKINSGSYVYNASKGKKERLGRILLMHANHREEVDAVYSGDIAAAVGLKDTGTGDTLCDENNPVILESMEFPEPVISVAIEPKTKAGQDKMSIALQKLSEEDPTFRAHTDKDTGQTIIEGMGELHLEIIVDRMLREFKVEANVGSPQVAYKETIKNAVKAEGKFVRQSGGRGQYGHCMIEVEPKEPGTGYEFVNKIVGGAIPKEYIPAVDAGIQEAMNNGILGGYPVVDIKVTLYDGSYHEVDSSEMAFKIAGSMALKEALKKAKCVLLEPVMKVDVVTPEDYMGDVMGDLNSRRGKIEGMEAKNGSQVITANVPLAEMFGYATALRSKTQGRGTFSMQISHFEEVPKNIQDEIVGERNNS, from the coding sequence ATGCCCAGGCAATTTAGTTTAGAGAGAACAAGAAATATAGGGATAATGGCCCATATAGATGCAGGTAAAACCACTACAACTGAACGTATACTTTTTTATACAGGCAGAGTCCATAAACTTGGTGAGACACATGACGGGTCAGCAACTATGGACTGGATGGAGCAAGAACAGGAGAGAGGTATTACCATAACATCTGCTGCAACTACTGCCCAGTGGAAAGATACAAGAATAAACATTATTGATACGCCGGGGCACGTTGATTTTACCGTTGAGGTTGAGAGGTCATTAAGAGTTTTAGACGGCTCAGTAACTGTTTTCTGTGCTAAGGGAGGAGTTGAACCTCAATCGGAGACTGTATGGAGACAAGCTGACAGATATAATGTACCACGTCTTGCATATATTAATAAAATGGATATTGTGGGGGCAGATTTTTACAATTGTTTAGACATGATGAAGGAAAGACTGCAGGCTAATGCTGTTCCTATACAATTACCTATTGGTAAAGAAGATACTTTTGAAGGTATAATTGACCTTGTTAAAATGAAAGCATATTATTTTGTAGATGAGCTTGGAAGGAATGTAGAGGAAAAAGAAATTCCTGATGATATGAAGGAATTAGCTGAAGAATACAGGACCAAGCTTATCGAAACCATTTCAGAGCAAGACGAAGAGTTAATGATGAAATACCTTGAAGGTGAAGAATTAACTGAAGAAGAAATAAAAGCAGGAATTAGAAGTGCTACTATAAAAGTTGACATGATACCTGTTACATGTGGTTCTTCATACAAAAATAAAGGAGTGCCTCAGCTACTGGATGCAATTGTAGACTATATGCCTTCACCTGTGGATATACCATCAATTAAAGGTGTATCTTTAGACGGTGAAACGGAAATAGAAAGGCATGCAGATGATGATGAACCTTTCTCTGCATTGGCATTTAAGATTATGACTGACCCATATGTTGGTAAGCTCTGCTTCTTCAGGGTTTACTCCGGAAAGATTAATTCAGGTTCATATGTTTATAATGCATCAAAAGGCAAAAAGGAAAGACTAGGAAGAATATTATTGATGCATGCAAACCATAGGGAGGAAGTTGACGCAGTTTATTCCGGGGATATAGCTGCAGCTGTTGGGCTTAAAGATACAGGAACAGGAGATACATTATGTGATGAGAACAATCCTGTTATCCTAGAGTCAATGGAGTTTCCGGAACCCGTTATATCTGTGGCAATAGAGCCAAAGACAAAGGCGGGACAGGATAAAATGTCCATTGCTCTCCAAAAGTTATCAGAGGAAGACCCAACATTCAGGGCTCACACAGATAAGGATACAGGTCAGACAATAATTGAAGGAATGGGAGAACTCCATCTAGAAATTATTGTAGACCGTATGCTTAGAGAATTTAAAGTTGAAGCAAATGTAGGCAGCCCACAGGTTGCATACAAAGAAACAATTAAGAATGCAGTTAAAGCAGAAGGTAAATTTGTTAGACAGTCAGGTGGTAGAGGTCAGTACGGCCACTGTATGATTGAAGTTGAGCCCAAAGAACCAGGTACCGGCTATGAATTTGTCAACAAGATAGTTGGAGGGGCTATTCCTAAGGAATACATTCCAGCTGTTGATGCCGGGATCCAGGAGGCTATGAATAATGGTATTTTAGGTGGTTATCCTGTTGTAGATATAAAAGTTACCCTTTATGATGGTTCATACCACGAGGTAGACTCATCAGAGATGGCATTTAAAATTGCAGGTTCCATGGCTCTGAAAGAAGCTTTGAAAAAAGCAAAATGCGTACTTTTAGAACCTGTGATGAAAGTAGATGTTGTAACTCCTGAAGATTATATGGGAGATGTTATGGGTGACTTAAACTCAAGAAGAGGAAAAATTGAAGGTATGGAAGCCAAAAATGGCTCACAGGTTATAACGGCTAATGTTCCATTGGCTGAAATGTTTGGTTACGCAACGGCGTTGCGTTCTAAAACACAAGGTAGAGGTACCTTCTCAATGCAGATAAGCCATTTTGAGGAAGTGCCTAAAAACATACAAGATGAAATTGTTGGAGAAAGAAACAACAGCTAA
- the rpsG gene encoding 30S ribosomal protein S7, with translation MPRKGYVPKRDVLPDPVYNDKVVTKLINNIMLDGKKGVAQKICYGAFDIIKEKTGKDPLEVFEQALNNVMPVLEVKARRVGGATYQVPVEVRPERRQTLGLRWLVNYARLRGERTMKERLAAEILDATNGMGGAFKKKEDTHKMAEANKAFAHYRW, from the coding sequence GTGCCAAGAAAAGGATATGTACCAAAGAGGGATGTTTTGCCTGATCCAGTGTATAATGATAAAGTTGTTACAAAACTTATTAACAACATTATGCTTGATGGAAAAAAGGGAGTAGCTCAAAAGATTTGCTACGGTGCTTTTGACATCATAAAGGAAAAAACAGGTAAAGATCCCCTTGAGGTTTTTGAACAAGCATTAAATAATGTAATGCCTGTACTTGAGGTAAAAGCCCGCAGGGTGGGTGGAGCCACATACCAGGTTCCTGTAGAAGTAAGGCCTGAAAGAAGGCAGACTCTTGGTCTTAGATGGTTGGTTAACTATGCAAGGCTAAGAGGGGAAAGAACCATGAAAGAAAGATTGGCAGCTGAAATATTAGATGCCACAAATGGTATGGGTGGAGCATTTAAAAAGAAAGAAGATACCCATAAGATGGCGGAAGCAAACAAAGCTTTTGCTCACTACAGATGGTAA
- the rpsL gene encoding 30S ribosomal protein S12 produces the protein MPTFNQLVRKGRKSIGKQSDAPALQKGYNSLKKKMTNVSSPQKRGVCTVVKTSTPKKPNSALRKVARVRLTNGIEVSAYIPGIGHNLQEHSVVLIRGGRVKDLPGVRYHIIRGTLDAAGVANRMQARSKYGAKRPKGGAK, from the coding sequence ATGCCAACCTTTAACCAGTTAGTTAGAAAAGGCAGAAAGTCCATTGGGAAGCAATCAGACGCACCTGCTCTTCAAAAGGGATATAATTCTCTTAAGAAGAAGATGACAAATGTAAGCAGTCCTCAAAAGAGGGGTGTTTGTACCGTTGTTAAAACGAGTACTCCTAAAAAGCCAAACTCTGCTTTGAGAAAAGTGGCGAGAGTCCGTCTAACTAATGGTATAGAAGTGTCTGCTTATATACCAGGAATAGGACATAATTTACAGGAACACAGTGTTGTTCTTATAAGGGGAGGAAGGGTTAAAGACCTTCCAGGTGTTAGATACCACATTATACGTGGGACTCTTGATGCTGCTGGTGTAGCTAACAGAATGCAGGCGCGCTCAAAGTATGGTGCAAAAAGACCGAAGGGCGGGGCTAAATAA
- a CDS encoding ribosomal L7Ae/L30e/S12e/Gadd45 family protein, which yields MVGLKQSLKAVQKGIVEKVYIAKDAEERVVSKIIDLCEEKDIPIVYTDSMKQLGRACGIDVGAAVVSVLK from the coding sequence ATGGTTGGGTTAAAACAATCATTAAAAGCTGTGCAAAAGGGAATAGTGGAGAAAGTGTATATAGCAAAAGATGCGGAAGAACGGGTTGTATCAAAGATAATTGACTTATGTGAGGAAAAAGATATACCAATAGTGTATACAGACAGTATGAAGCAATTAGGTAGAGCTTGTGGGATTGATGTTGGTGCAGCTGTAGTAAGTGTTCTAAAATAG
- the rpoC gene encoding DNA-directed RNA polymerase subunit beta', whose product MFELNNFDSIRIGLASPEKIREWSRGEVKKPETINYRTLKPERDGLFCERIFGPQKDWECHCGKYKRIRYRGIICDRCGVEVTRSKVRRERMGHIELAAPVSHIWYFKGIPSRMGLLLDMSPRALEKILYFAAYVVIDPGQTPLSKKQILTEKEYRDSIEKFGMKFTASMGAEAVKQLLEEIDLDKLSQELRAELEETTGQKRVRTIKRLEVVEAFRQSGNRPEWMILDVIPVIPPELRPMVQLDGGRFATSDLNDLYRRVINRNNRLKRLLDLGAPDIIVRNEKRMLQEAVDALIDNGRRGRPVTGPGNRPLKSLSDMLKGKQGRFRQNLLGKRVDYSGRSVIVVGPELKIYQCGLPKEMALELFKPFVMKKLVNDELAHNIKSAKRMVERVKEEVWDVLEEVIKEHPVLLNRAPTLHRLGIQAFEPVLVEGRALKLHPLVCTAYNADFDGDQMAVHVPLSAEAQAEARFLMLSANNLLKPQDGKPVAVPTQDMVLGCYYMTIEKEGEKGEGRVFVSPEEAIMAYDNGDITLHSKIKVRRERVFDGVLKTKLVETTVGRVLFNEAIPQDLGFVDRKNPETAFDFEVNFLVGKNELRKIIDRCIKVHGTTKTAVLLDHIKALGFKYSTKGAITISVSDMVIPEVKAKYIKETEEKIEKIIKQYKRGLISNEERYNSVIAAWTEASEKITQALIDNLDRFNPVYMMSQSGARGNINQIKQLAGMRGLMADTQGKTIEVPIKANFREGLNVMEFFISTHGARKGLADTALRTADSGYLTRRLVDVSQDVIVREVDCGTRKGIEVSDIRDDAGEVIEPLHERLVGRYPAVPVVHPETGEIIVETDRLITDEDADRIIEAGIKKVRIRSVLTCHAEYGVCAKCYGANLATGEECNVGEAVGIIAAQSIGEPGTQLTMRTFHTGGVAGDDITQGLPRVEELFEARKPKGLAIISEIPGTVKIVETKKKREAVVTSEDGETKTYLIPYGSRLKVSDGDMVEAGDELTEGSVNPHDILKIKGLEGVEAYLLHEVQRVYRLQGVEINDKHIEVIVRQMLRKMKVDDAGDTNLLPGSLVDVFDFEEENARIIAEGLRPATGKRVLLGITKASLATESFLSAASFQETTRVLTEAAIKGKVDPLVGLKENVIIGKLIPAGTGMSRYKDISISTVIE is encoded by the coding sequence GTGTTTGAACTAAATAATTTTGATTCAATAAGAATAGGTTTGGCTTCTCCGGAAAAGATAAGAGAATGGTCCCGGGGAGAAGTAAAAAAACCTGAGACCATAAACTATAGAACGTTAAAGCCTGAAAGAGATGGTCTGTTTTGCGAAAGAATATTTGGACCCCAGAAGGACTGGGAGTGCCACTGTGGTAAATATAAGAGAATAAGATACAGAGGCATTATCTGTGATAGATGCGGAGTTGAAGTAACCCGTTCAAAGGTAAGAAGGGAAAGGATGGGGCATATTGAGCTGGCTGCACCTGTTTCTCACATATGGTACTTTAAGGGCATTCCTAGCAGAATGGGACTATTACTGGATATGTCTCCCAGGGCGTTGGAAAAAATACTGTACTTTGCAGCATATGTAGTTATCGACCCGGGCCAGACTCCTTTATCCAAAAAGCAAATTCTTACTGAGAAGGAATATAGAGACAGTATAGAAAAATTTGGAATGAAATTTACTGCATCAATGGGTGCGGAAGCTGTTAAGCAGCTTTTAGAGGAAATAGATTTAGATAAGCTTTCCCAGGAACTTAGAGCAGAGCTGGAAGAAACCACAGGTCAAAAGAGGGTAAGGACAATTAAGCGCCTTGAAGTGGTTGAAGCATTCAGGCAGTCAGGAAACAGACCTGAGTGGATGATTTTAGATGTAATTCCGGTAATACCACCGGAATTAAGACCTATGGTTCAGCTGGATGGTGGAAGGTTTGCTACTTCAGATCTAAATGACCTTTACAGAAGGGTTATAAACAGAAATAACAGGTTAAAGAGACTTTTAGATTTAGGAGCACCGGACATAATTGTCAGGAACGAAAAGAGAATGCTCCAGGAAGCTGTAGACGCTTTAATAGACAACGGAAGAAGGGGAAGACCGGTAACAGGCCCCGGAAACAGACCTTTAAAGTCTTTGTCAGACATGTTGAAGGGTAAGCAGGGGCGTTTCCGTCAAAACCTATTGGGAAAACGTGTTGACTATTCAGGGCGTTCCGTTATAGTGGTAGGTCCTGAGCTTAAAATATACCAGTGCGGTCTTCCAAAGGAAATGGCTTTAGAGTTATTTAAGCCTTTTGTGATGAAAAAGCTGGTTAATGATGAACTTGCCCATAATATAAAAAGTGCAAAGAGAATGGTAGAGAGGGTAAAGGAAGAAGTATGGGACGTATTGGAGGAAGTAATTAAAGAACACCCGGTACTTCTAAACCGTGCACCAACCCTTCACAGGCTTGGAATTCAGGCTTTTGAACCTGTTCTTGTGGAAGGTAGGGCATTAAAACTTCATCCTTTGGTTTGTACTGCTTATAACGCAGACTTTGACGGTGACCAGATGGCTGTTCACGTACCTCTTTCTGCTGAAGCACAAGCAGAAGCAAGGTTTTTAATGCTATCTGCCAACAACCTGTTAAAGCCCCAGGATGGAAAACCTGTTGCTGTGCCTACCCAGGACATGGTTTTGGGATGTTATTATATGACCATTGAAAAAGAAGGAGAAAAAGGGGAAGGAAGAGTATTTGTATCTCCGGAAGAAGCAATAATGGCATATGACAACGGTGATATAACCCTTCATTCAAAAATTAAAGTAAGAAGGGAAAGGGTATTTGACGGTGTTCTCAAAACTAAATTAGTTGAGACTACAGTTGGAAGAGTACTGTTTAATGAAGCAATTCCCCAGGATTTAGGATTTGTTGACAGAAAAAATCCTGAAACAGCTTTTGATTTTGAAGTAAATTTCCTTGTTGGGAAAAATGAGCTTAGAAAAATAATTGACAGGTGCATAAAAGTACATGGAACAACCAAGACAGCTGTTCTTTTGGACCATATTAAAGCATTAGGATTTAAATATTCCACAAAAGGTGCTATTACCATAAGTGTATCTGATATGGTAATACCTGAAGTTAAAGCAAAATATATAAAAGAAACAGAAGAAAAGATAGAAAAGATAATTAAGCAGTATAAGAGAGGACTTATTTCAAATGAAGAGAGATATAATTCAGTTATAGCAGCTTGGACTGAAGCATCTGAAAAAATAACCCAGGCTCTCATAGATAATCTGGACAGATTTAACCCTGTTTACATGATGTCACAGTCCGGAGCGAGAGGTAATATAAACCAAATTAAGCAGCTTGCCGGAATGAGGGGACTTATGGCAGATACACAGGGTAAGACAATAGAGGTTCCAATAAAGGCAAACTTCCGTGAGGGACTAAACGTTATGGAATTCTTTATATCAACTCACGGAGCCAGAAAGGGATTGGCAGACACAGCATTAAGAACTGCTGACTCAGGTTACCTCACAAGACGTCTTGTTGACGTGAGCCAGGATGTTATAGTAAGAGAAGTAGACTGTGGAACAAGAAAAGGAATAGAGGTTTCAGATATCAGGGATGATGCAGGGGAAGTAATAGAACCACTACATGAAAGACTGGTGGGAAGATACCCTGCTGTACCTGTTGTTCATCCTGAAACAGGGGAAATAATTGTTGAAACTGACAGGCTTATAACCGATGAAGATGCTGACAGGATAATAGAAGCAGGCATTAAAAAAGTCAGAATCAGATCGGTGCTCACTTGTCATGCAGAATATGGTGTTTGTGCAAAATGTTATGGTGCAAACCTTGCAACAGGTGAAGAATGTAATGTAGGTGAAGCAGTAGGAATTATTGCTGCACAGTCTATAGGTGAACCTGGAACACAGCTTACCATGAGAACATTCCACACAGGTGGGGTTGCAGGAGATGACATTACACAAGGTCTTCCACGTGTTGAGGAATTGTTTGAAGCCAGAAAGCCAAAAGGACTTGCAATTATATCAGAGATACCGGGAACTGTTAAGATTGTTGAGACAAAGAAGAAAAGAGAAGCCGTTGTTACTTCAGAAGATGGAGAGACAAAGACTTATTTGATTCCATATGGTTCCAGGCTGAAGGTTTCTGACGGGGACATGGTTGAAGCCGGTGACGAACTTACAGAAGGTTCCGTTAACCCTCATGATATACTAAAAATAAAGGGTCTTGAGGGCGTTGAGGCATACCTTCTTCATGAAGTTCAAAGGGTTTACAGGCTTCAGGGTGTTGAAATAAATGACAAGCATATTGAAGTAATTGTAAGACAGATGCTCAGAAAGATGAAAGTTGATGATGCGGGAGATACAAATTTATTACCGGGAAGCCTGGTAGATGTATTTGACTTTGAAGAAGAAAATGCAAGAATAATAGCAGAAGGCTTAAGACCAGCAACCGGAAAGAGAGTTTTATTAGGAATTACAAAAGCATCACTGGCTACCGAATCCTTCTTATCTGCTGCATCATTCCAGGAGACAACAAGAGTATTAACTGAGGCAGCAATAAAAGGAAAAGTAGATCCATTAGTGGGATTAAAAGAAAATGTTATTATAGGTAAATTAATACCTGCAGGAACAGGTATGAGCAGGTACAAGGATATAAGTATAAGTACGGTAATTGAGTAG